The stretch of DNA GATATATCTTACATGTATCGTATTGTTATTTGATTAACTGTAAGCCTGGATATCCCCTTTTGAGTCAACACATGTTCGACAATTTCCAACTAGAGAGGCTTTATTCAACCgaattattaaaataaaaggAAATTATTTCCACATTTGATATTATACTGGCTAGCAGACACTTAGCTTTCTGCTAACTACAACAGTCACAGTATGTGAAGGCCATGTCGTTTTTATGTAAGCCAACATAATGCGATGCCTACGATTGCTTAAAAGCCGTTGAACAATGGCGTTTCGTTTTTTGCGTTGTTTTACCTTTTTGTTGTTATCCTTACCTGAGGGAAAGCAACTTTTCTTGGGTGGTTTGTGTAGCTCTTTATGACGCTTCCTGGAGAGTCGCGAAAACACGTAGACGCTTCCGGGGACCACcgatgcattgtgggaaatgtagttGTCAAATCAGCACGCCCTAAAAGAAACCAAACCagcttgactaacaccctcccccctccacatcccacctccccggattgtaaataaccaaatgtaaataatcaaatgtattcctaatgtatatacttgttcttatgctatctgaactcactatgttctctgctcgctgtacatatcctaccaagtcagacctacactgtttcaatgtccggacattgaaacagtgtaggaaaTGGCCATttttctgatgatgcaattgttgatgactgaagtgctgttatcaaccaaaccctcctcatcctactccccggattgtaaataatgtaaataattcaatgtaccggtatatactctgatgattaacttgtgtgatgactgtatgatagtatatatttgtaccatgaattgatttgcgtggaccccgacttaaacaagttgaaaaacgtattcgggtgttaccatttagtggtcaattgtacggaatatgtactgaactgtgcaatctacttaaaagtttcaatcaataaaaaaaaaagcctatggctttgcactttgtttattttatatatatttgcattctattttagttactttgaattggcgctgttttgtactttcTTTGTACTTATgtacttattattttcaactgagtgaacaccaatacggttttcgaccaaacaggtccacttccatggcagtgatggaactagttgaggaggtaaccactgcaattgataagagggagtttgttgttggcgttgttttattgacctgagcaaggcctttgacaccatcgatcataATTGCTTtcaaacaaaatgcagaggtatggttttagaggtcttgctcatgattggttgaagaGTTATCTTagtggcagagaacagtacgtgcatatgaataatgtagattcagataaaaagattataacacatggagtaccccaaggttctgtactgggaccaaaattgtttttattgtacattaatgatatctgtaaaatctttaaaaaactcaactgtattctctttgctgatgatacaagtctgtactgttctgggcaagaccttggccaactcttagggactgtagagagtgaactccacatactaaagcaatggtttgatgccaataaactatcaatcaacctaaataaataaaaatatataatttttggaaataggaaaaataacaaacagtgtcatataagaattgatgatatggagatagaaagggtgtattcaacaaaatttttgggaatccatatagatgataaattaaattgtaaactgcacataaatatacttaagacgaagatggcaaaaaatattgctatgttacataaaatcaaaaactccgtaaatcaaaaggctcttatcatgttatataattctttcgtactcccttatcttaatactactactactaataaaagtctcaatcaatcaatcaatcaattattgtgtcgaaatctggggtaacaattacaaaacaaacattgaatctatattcttacttcaaaagaaagcgattagaattgtaaattatgcagattatcatgaccataccaatgctctgtttattaaattaaaaacattaaaactgcacaattttgttgacctcaacactgctattgtgacatacaaagctcataaccacatgctgcctggatgtctacaggagaggtttaaacccagagagaatacctatgacctcagaggttcagctgtcttccagaaagctaagataagaacaagcttaaaaagtagatgtgtttctgtcaggggggttcaactttggaacagcttggataattccttaaaatgttccagttctattcacacatttaaaaaacactttaagaccaatgtcttgaaaaaatatatcattcttgaatcaacacagtagttaatactatgatcaatgttaattcaaatactaaatgtgggatataaataataatggaagtacaattgtttgtatatagtatataaattggtacaaaagtttaacatgtctacaaggatatttcacatgcctttactgtgtatataattgaactgtgtttatgttatgtataatgtgtatttataatatgttgtacaaaggacatttaataattttcggaagtttattttgtacttgatattgtttatagggttaggcgcaataagtgttcaactattcagcctaaaccctttcggtctgcgacattttcattttcaatttatgaatgtacaactgtttgtttattttgttgacgattgaccgaagaataataaacttgaactgtttgtaaatgttgaaatttataaataaaggtttatataaaaaaataataataaaaaataaccatcattaattctcttgtctaaccaaaaagctgtgaaaacgataatgctgtgttccaaatgtaagttatttactgaaattgagtgagcctatggctttgcactttgtttattttatatatatatatatatatatattttggattTCTAACCCCCTGGCGCTTCTTTGtactctttttgtactgttttgtattagttttgtactgtttttgatgattgtttctggtctgtttgtaaatgttgaaatttataaatcaaagtttaagagaaaaaaaaagatttttttattttttgaaataataaaaaaataaaataaataaattctcttgtctcaaagtaggcttaCAAAGCAATGAGCTACCTGCTGCTACCTACTGGTACGGAATAATATTACATGGTTACACTGCTgatctccagacagcacagacactctacaACGGCCCGTTGTTTGCGGATTtaaattattggtttgcaaaagaATACTTTTctgaccaattaggtgaaattgcatgatttcccacggcacaccaaacaatatctcacggacACGGGTACActactgtgctgcggcacagtggttgaaaaataaTAACCTTAAACTTTAGGATATTATTATGGCGCTAGTGCACAACATTTAGACATTTCTTTAGCATCCATGCTGTTTACACatatgtccactagatggcagacTACTTTGAACGTGGTATGTAAGCGGAAGACGAAACTTCCGCTAGTTCCGCCAACTACGCCATTGCCTCTGGATTGCAGGAATAATACAAATCACCGCTGTTCTGGTCCAGAAGGCCAAATAGCGACAGGTAATGATCCTAAATCTAATACATGTAATTACATCATTGCATTGATGAACAGCAACAGAAGTAGAGCGTGGCGTATCCAATGTAATCCTCAGTAAAGCTGTTACAACACCATGTCCTTGAGTAGTACTCTTAGCTAATGCTAATAGCCTGTCAGGCAAGGACTCCTGCCACCTTAATTtcccaatatatgtataaatatactggAGTTTCACATTATTAATATAAGCACTTATCCATAATTCTACTTTATGTGACGTTAGTTGTCTTTTTGAAAGGTTGTTGTTGTGCGTGTCTTGGTTTGTTGTTGTATATCATATGACATGTTTATGTTGTTTTGAGGATTACCgtaacattctcttattatttggTTGCCCTTTTTGTCGTGAAGAATCATGTTGCGCCTGCCTAATGTTGGCCGGGCCCTAGCAGGAGCCACCAAGGGCAGCCTGGCTCCATCTAACACCGGTAAGTCGTGCACATCCCAATATGTGGATGCTTGCGTACAAcatgtgtatttatttcagtgcaTATGTCTGTGCGTGCTGCAAGCAACATGGTGGAAGTGTTTGTGGATGGAAAACCAGTGGAGGTGGAGGCTGGCACTACTGTCCTAcaggtaaataaatacataatttaaaAGACACTGAAGAATAATAATGCTATATAAAGCATGTTAGCGTTATGTATAGGGATGGCGATAtggcctaccgtatttttcggactataagtcgcagtttttttcatagtttggccgggggtgcgacttatactcaggagcgacttatgtgtgaaattattaacacattaccgtaaaatatcaaaaaatattatttagctcattcacgtaagagactagacggtctaagatttcatgggatttagcgattaggaatgacagattgtttggtaaatgtatagcatgttctatatgtcagttatttgaatgactcttaccataatatgttacgttaacataccaggcacgttctcagttggttatttatgcgtcatataacgtacacttattcagcctgttgttcactattctttatttattttaaattgcctttcaaatgtctattcttggtgttgggttttatcaaataaatttcctaaaaaaatgcgccttatactccagtgcgatttatatatgttttttccccttctttattacgcattttcagccggtgcgacttataaaatgagcaaaatacataaatattgcatgttattattaatgtgcctgtaacattacatatatacatacttacagtgtgtgtataaaaccttaaaggcctactgaaatgatttgttttaatttaaacgggaatagcagatccattccatgtgtcatacttgatcatttcgcgatattgccatatttttgctgaaaggatttagtagagaaaatcgacgataaagttcgcaacttttgctcgctgataaaaaaaagccgtgcccctaccggaagtagcgtgacgtcacaagcggtagtgctgctcacaattccccgttgtttacaatggagcgagagatatttggagcgagaaagcgacgattaccccattaatttgagcgaggatgaaagattcgtggatgcggaacgttagagtgacggactagaatgcagttcaagagatatcttttttcactcttaccgtaacttaggtacaagctggctcattggattccacactctctcctttttctattgtggatcacggatttgtattttaaaccacctcggatactatatcctcttgaaaatgagagtcgagaaggcgaaatggacattcagtgacttttatctccacgacaatacatcgatgaagctctttagcatgagctaacgtgatagcatctgtctcaaatgcagatagacactaaataaataaatacctgactggaaggatagacagaagttcaacaatactactatcaggagacaccgaaccaaacactggacatgtaaatacacggttaatgtgtattcgacgcctgtcgaagcctagcaatgctgttgctaacgacgctaacttagcaacgggagctCGTCAAGgctgtgataaaaacattagcgctccacctatgccagccagccctcctctgctcatcaacacccgtgctcacctgcgttccagcgatcgacgatgcggtcagcggcccggagacgtaggaagtcaaggttagGTCGCCGACGCTAGTGTCtactatccaacaaagtcctccttgttgtgttgctacagccagccgctaatacaccgatcccacctacaacgttcttctttgcagcctccattgttcattaaacaaattgcaaaagattcaccaacacagatgtccagaatactgtggaattatgaaatgaaaacagagctttgtgtataggATTtttcgggctccgaatacttcccttgtcctcgtgacgtcacacgcatacgtctgCATAATAAaaagttttcaagcggaagtgtggcaggaaatttaaaattgcactttataagttaacccggccgtattggcatgtgttgcaatgttaagatttcatcattgatatataaactatcagactgcctggtcggtagtagtgggtttcagtaggcctttaattggagttgtttggatgttttttagagcgctttataggcagaagagAGCGACTCATTgaatccattgttagctgacttgtgtttacgtttatttacaagttagaatgcataaaaaaagtgatgcatactgtatgtgtgcttatctcacataatgattgtgaatgattggaaaaattccaaaaaaagggcatttcccctttaaggttaagaaaaaaaaatggtcatTGCATTTTAGTGTGAATAGCGTGCccgattgttgttgttattgtgtaattgttttgtctGTTGTCGTCCATCATCAGGCGTGTGAGAAAGTAGGAATCCAGATCCCAAGGTTTTGCTATCACGAGCGCCTCTCAGTGGCTGGAAACTGCCGCATGTGTCTTGTGGAGATCGAGAAAGCCCCAAAGGTAAATAAGGAAGGAGTCTTCATAGAAGAAAATGTCGCTATAAATGTTTTGCTCTTTGCTTGTGTTTTTCCCCCTTTAGCCTGTGGCAGCATGCGCCATGCCTGTCATGAAGGGCTGGAACATCCTCACAAATTCAGAAAAGACTCGCAAAGCAAGGTGTAGACTTGAGTTGCAGTCAAATTCAGTCTAACGTTAGCCGCCAAGCTTTCTTTGAATTGAAGGCAATGTTGTCTAATGAGAATGTGTTCCTCCAGAGAGGGAGTGATGGAGTTCCTGTTGGCCAACCACCCACTGGACTGCCCCATTTGTGATCAGGGAGGAGAATGTGACTTACAGGTAGCTGTCACATGGGAACCAGGATTAGGAGAAATGAGATTTACTACTCACCGTAACCTTAAACCTGCTGTGCTTTCAGGATCAGTCCATGCAGTTTGGTTCGGACCGCAGTCGTTTCACAGAGGGGAAGCGAGCAGTGGAAGACAAGAATATCGGGCCACTCATCAAAACCATCATGACTCGTTGCATTCAGTGCACACGCTGTGTTCGGTACATAAGATTAAGTGATGGTTTAAGTATCACTTCACAtacaaaagtgtgtaaaagtaatGTTTTTTGTTCAGTTTTGCCAGTGAAATTGCTGGAGTTGAAGACCTGGGCACGACAGGAAGAGGAAACAACCTTCAGATCGGGACTTACGTGGAGAAGATGTTCATGTCTGAGCTGTCGGGGAATGTCATTGACATCTGCCCGGTCGGCGCACTCACCTCCAAGCCATACGCCTTCACTGCACGACCGTGGGAGACCAGGTATAGGAAACATTATAGCTGAACCAGCGGGTAAGAAGACACTTGAAATGTTAAACACGTTACAGGAAAACGGAGTCAATTGACGTGCTGGACGCCGTGGGAAGTAACATCTTGGTGAGCACGAGAGGCGGCGAGGTGATGAGGGTCATGCCCAGGCTGAATGAAGAAATCAATGAAGAATGGATCTCGGACAAAACTAGGTAAAACACAACCTGCACGTTAGGAAAGAAAAAGCAGCTGACTTGTGTGACTTTTATTTTACATGTCTAACTGATTTCCACTCGTCTGCATACAAACCCTTCCTTCAtccatttcttccattttctaccgcttatccttcttggggtcgcgggggttgctggagcttatcccagctgcattcaggcggaaggcgtggtacaccctggacaagtcaccacctcatcaaacCCTTCCTGTTCTACAAAATAAACCGGTCCTGTCCACCCACCTAACATAAACTCTGCTGTGTTCCTTCAGGTTTGCTTATGACGGCCTGAAGAGGCAGCGATTGACTCAGCCAATGTTGAAGGATGAGTCAGGTCAGCTAACCACGGCCACTTGGGAGGATGCTCTGACTCGTGTTGCAGGAGCAGTAAGTGTTTGCTGCATACCTTTTAGTTTCCACGATCTTTCTCATCTAGATCTGTTCCATCACACCTCACAATGACCGCTTGTGTTTAGCTGCAAGGTGTACAGGGCAGCGAAGTGGCCGCCATTGCAGGAGGATTGGCCGATGCAGAAACTCTCGTCTCCCTTAAAGATCTTCTCAACAGGCTCAACTCGGACAGCCTCTGCACGGAGGAGGTCTTCCCTATGGCTGGAGCCGGGTACGTAGTGAACCAGACTGGACCTTTGGAAAGGCACATATACTTCACAAGCTTTCTCCATCCATTTTTCCCCTTCTCTTTCTACAGCACTGATCTGCGCTCTAACTACCTGTTGAACACGCGCATCGCCGGCATTGAGGACTCTGACCTGCTGCTGCTGGTCGGGACCAACCCACGCTATGAAGCCCCGCTGTTCAACGCCAGAATCCGGAAGAGGTATAACCActgatttaaatgtaaaaatCTCTGCAATGATGTGATGACTGATCATGTTTTTTGTGGGAATATGAGGTGAGATGTTACCGGGCAAACTATTGTTGCAAGACAGGAACATAAATAGGTTTGGGCAACGAGCATCGATTGTTAACCAGCCGGGTGTTACATTCGATTTTCCTGGTATCGTCCAAATTTTTTaatgattcctattttcgatgcaaatatattttattgaattttacagttaaaatcacatttgacagtcatactttgctcacgCAGACACTTCCCTCAACCGCCCTCAATTGTGGCAAATTAActattgtatttttcggagtataaatcgctccggagtataagtcgcaccggccgaaaatgcataataaagaaggaaaaaaacatatataagtcgcactggagtataagtcgcatttttgggggaaatttatttgataaaacccaacaccaagaatagacatttgaaaggcaatttcaaataaataaagaatagtgaacaagaggctgaataagtgtacgttacatgactcataaataaccaactgagaacgtgcctggtatgttaacgtaacatattatggtaagagtcattcaaataactataacatatagaacatgctatacgtttaccaaacaatctgtcactcctaatcgctaaatcccatgaaatcttatacgtctagtctcttacgtgaatgagctaaataatattatttgatattttacggtaatgtgttaataatttcacacataagtcgcacccccggccaaactatgaaaaaaactgcgacttatagtccgaaaaatacggtacatttctttttcttttttttgcaaatatattttattgaattttacagttaaaatcacatttcacTGTCATAATTTGCTCATGCAGACCCTTCATACaggcacacatccactcatacacactcacatggacacttgaggagagaggtgcacttgggctttaacaactcaaggtttacagtatagacattattagaaaaaatacccaggtattgtatatatccatccatcctgctCTGGCTCAAGATCAGCGGGCTATCCAGACCAcagcaagatggatgaatattcctcggcatcaaggatcctcaggaagtgatcacaaGATCACCTCCCGAGGGCCTCTCCACCGTTAacacttaaaaaagaagaagaaagtcacggggcttgatcagatgcaaaaaaataaaaagtcacaaaaaaaagcaagtaaactgtcacaaaaccatatcaaaagtgacacaaaaaagcAATAGTAGTGTGGgatcaatacaaaaaataataacaataaaaaaaaagaaggaataaaactaccagggctgcaactaatttgataatcgattaatctgtcgattattacttcgattaatcgattaataatcagataaaagagacaaactccatttctatcctttccagtattttattggggaaaaaacagcatactggcaccatacttattttgattattgtttctcagctgtttgtaaatgttgcagtttataaataaaggttgtatatatatatataaaaaaaaagtagcctctgcacatgcgcatagcataaatccaacgaatcgatgactaaattaatcgccaactattttaataatcgattttaatcgattagttgttgcagccctaaaaactacaaaaaagatacggcagattttttaaatgtctataaGTTATAattcaatatactgtatgtcagtaaaggtttccaggttagttcccatttattcatgTTTGTAGACtttataaatcttattttttcaagaCTCATTATATTCACAAGTTCATTTTACCAGTTCCTGAAGTTTGGTACAGATGTGGTTTCCCACtctttgagaatgagtcttttggccaagaccGTCCCGAGAAGCAACACAGCTGTAATTACAAGATTATAAccctgtcagggacaagttttctccgatatacccccgagtaaaagaagaagatgctggaccaaaatgattgaataattcgacattcccaaaacgaatgagacaGTGATACTTCAGCTGATTTACATTCATCATGAAAtggagatgtatcaggataaaATTTGAAGACTACATTTCTTACCAGGGTTAATATCACTGAAGCCTGAGGATTAGAGGAGGATGCTCAACATGTTAACTAGAGATCCAACAATTTTTGGCCGCGCCGGTTTTCAGTGTCGATATTTGCCATTTTGACtttcgcccaaatgcagctgagataggcttcaacCACCCCCGTGACccaaagagggacaagcggtagaaaatggatagatggatggacgtaGATCGGTAtcaggcttctttttttttctggtaTCGCCCTTTTTTCAACTACAATAGAACTACATAAGCAGATACAAAATATACACATAAGTTACTAGTATTTACCGGTAGTtgttttagttgttgttgttttaaaaaaaatagtgaagtagatagtaataaccactgctcaacCACCAGCCATTTTGCCGTGCATGAGAAAAGTTCTCTTTTTGCTGGAGCCCAATCTttcatttttgtattaatttaagaaaaaaaaatactctgAAATATGTTTTGATATTTCACAGGGCATTTATTTGAGTTATTGTGAGAATTCTTCTCTGGTTTGCTCAGCTGcttgtgtgtgttcattaaagaAGCTCCGCAAGTTTCATGTTCCATGGTACAATCAAATAACACGACAGAGATGGATAGACATaaagacaacattaataatattctTCCAAAcatccaaactttgtgtaaatatttagACAAATAGGATACTTTTTGAAGAAGAGCAGgtagcagctcacacattctcatacattCTGTAACATCGAGCAAGAAATTATGTCAGCCAGCCTGAAAAAATGACTCAACTATAAGctacgtgaaggagcccagaactgtttttatttaaatgtttgcaatatttcatGGTTCCCCACCAGGAAACTTTACAATGTATTAAATAcataaactgctataaaattgTGTAAAATTGAGTAGATGTTATTGTGATATAGAGaaatcccaaatatttttttaaccaattttcccaggagatttcccatat from Entelurus aequoreus isolate RoL-2023_Sb linkage group LG01, RoL_Eaeq_v1.1, whole genome shotgun sequence encodes:
- the ndufs1 gene encoding NADH-ubiquinone oxidoreductase 75 kDa subunit, mitochondrial, translating into MLRLPNVGRALAGATKGSLAPSNTVHMSVRAASNMVEVFVDGKPVEVEAGTTVLQACEKVGIQIPRFCYHERLSVAGNCRMCLVEIEKAPKPVAACAMPVMKGWNILTNSEKTRKAREGVMEFLLANHPLDCPICDQGGECDLQDQSMQFGSDRSRFTEGKRAVEDKNIGPLIKTIMTRCIQCTRCVRFASEIAGVEDLGTTGRGNNLQIGTYVEKMFMSELSGNVIDICPVGALTSKPYAFTARPWETRKTESIDVLDAVGSNILVSTRGGEVMRVMPRLNEEINEEWISDKTRFAYDGLKRQRLTQPMLKDESGQLTTATWEDALTRVAGALQGVQGSEVAAIAGGLADAETLVSLKDLLNRLNSDSLCTEEVFPMAGAGTDLRSNYLLNTRIAGIEDSDLLLLVGTNPRYEAPLFNARIRKSWLHNELQVALVGHNVDLSYTYDHLGEETSVLKELANGTHPFCQALAAAQRPVVIVGSSALQREDGAAILSAVSTIAQNARTSSGVEEGWKVLNVLHRVAGQVAALDLGYKAGVDAIRTNPPKVLFLLGADSGCITRADLPKDSLVIYQGHHGDVGAAMADIILPGAAYTEKNATYVNTEGRSQQTRVAVTAPGMAREDWKVIRAISELAGITLPYDSMDEVRSRLAEVSPNLVRYDDVEEANYFKQANELAQGLKQDLIAAPLIPPQLSVKDFYMTDSISRASQTMAKCVKASTEGAAAVDEPSIC